One genomic segment of Centropristis striata isolate RG_2023a ecotype Rhode Island chromosome 13, C.striata_1.0, whole genome shotgun sequence includes these proteins:
- the LOC131983059 gene encoding myosin heavy chain, fast skeletal muscle-like, translating to MGDGEMSCYGPAAIYLRKTEKERIEAQTAPFDAKTAYFVVDKEEMYLKGKLTKKEGGKATVETDSGKTLTVKEDEVHPRNPPKYDKIEDMAMMTHLNEPCVLYNLKERYASWMIYTYSGLFCVVVNPYKWLPVYDSAVVSGYRGKKRIEAPPHIFSISDNAYQFMLTDRENQSVLITGESGAGKTVNTKRVIQYFATIAALGAKKAEPVPGKMQGSLEDQIVAANPLLEAYGNAKTVRNDNSSRFGKFIRIHFGSTGKLASADIETYLLEKSRVTFQLSAERSYHIFYQLMTGHRPEIVEALLITTNPYDYHMISQGEITVKSINDVEEYDATDSAIDILGFSAEEKLGIYKLTGAVMHHGNMKFKQKQREEQAEPDGTEVADKIAYLLGLNSADMLKALCYPRVKVGNEMVTKGQTVPQVNNSVSALCKSIYEKMFLWMVIRINEMLDTKQPRQFYIGVLDIAGFEIFDYNSLEQLCINFTNEKLQQFFNHHMFVLEQEEYKKEGIDWEFIDFGMDLAACIELIEKPMGIFSILEEECMFPKASDTTFKNKLHDQHLGKTKAFEKPKPVKGKPEAHFSLVHYAGTVDYNITGWLDKNKDPLNDSVVQLYQKASNKLLAMLYAAHGAEDAAAAGGKKGGKKKGGSFQTVSALFRENLGKLMTNLRSTHPHFVRCLIPNETKTPGLMENFLVIHQLRCNGVLEGIRICRKGFPSRILYADFKQRYKVLNASVIPEGQFIDNKKASEKLLGSIDVDHTQYKFGHTKVFFKAGLLGTLEEMRDEKLASLVTMTQALCRGYVMRKEFVKMMERREAIYSIQYNVRSFMNVKNWPWLKLYFKIKPLLKSAETEKELQQMKENYDKMKTDLATALAKKKELEEKMVSLLQEKNDLQLQVASEGDNLSDAEERCEGLIKSKIQLEGKLKETSERLEDEEEVNAELTAKKRKLEDECAELKKDIDDLELTLAKVEKEKHATENKVKNLTEEMASQDETIAKLTKEKKALQESHQQTLDDLQGEEDKVNTLTKAKTKLEQQVDDLEGSLEQEKKLRMDLERAKRKLEGDLKLAQESVMDLENDKQQLEEKLKKKDFETSQLLSKIEEEQSLGAQLQKKIKELQARIEELEEEIEAERAARAKVEKQRSDLSRELEEISERLEEAGGATASQIEMNKKREAEFQKLRHDLEESTLQHEATAAALRKKQADSVAELGEQIDNLQRVKQKLEKEKSEYKMEIDDLSGNTEAVSKSKGNLEKLCRTLEDQLSELKAKNDENVRQLNDANAQRARLQTENGEYARQLEEKEALVSQLTRGKQAFVQQIEELKRLVEEEVKAKNALAHALQSARHDSDLLREQFEEEQEAKVELQRGMSKANNEVSNWRSKYETDAIQRTEELEEAKKKLAQRLQDAEETIEAVNSKSASLEKTKQRLQGEVEDLMVDVERANALAANLDKKQRNFDKVLEDWKQKYEESQAELEGAQKEARSLSTELFKMKNSYEEALDHLETMKRENKSLQQEISDLTEQIGESGKSIHELEKSKKTVETEKSEIQTALEEAEGSLEHEESKILRVQLELNQVKGEVDRKMAEKDEEMEQIKRNSQRVIDSMQSTLDSEVRSRNDALRIKKKMEGDLNEMEVQLSHANRQAAESQKQLRNVQGQLKDAQLHLDDAVRGQEDMKEQVAMVERRNGLMMAEIDELRASLEQTDRGRKGAEQELADANERVGLLHSQNTSLINTKKKLEADLLGVQSEVDDSIQEARNAEEKAKKAISDASMMSEELKKEQDTSAHLERMKKNLEVSVKDLQHRLDEAENLAMKGGKKQLQKLESRVRELEAEVESEQKRGADAVKGVRKYERRVKELTYQTEEDKKNNVRLQDMVDKLQLKVKAYKGQAELAEEQANTHMSKLRKVQHELEEAMERADIAESQVNKLRVKSRDAGKSDKAE from the exons ATGGGAGACGGAGAGATGTCGTGCTATGGCCCTGCAGCCATATACctcagaaaaacagagaagGAGAGGATTGAGGCTCAGACTGCTCCATTTGATGCCAAAACAGCCTACTTTGTGGTTGATAAGGAAGAGATGTACCTCAAGGGTAAACTTACGAAGAAAGAGGGTGGAAAAGCCACAGTTGAGACAGATTCTGGAAAG ACCCTCACTGTAAAAGAGGATGAAGTTCATCCCAGGAACCCTCCAAAGTATGACAAAATTGAGGACATGGCCATGATGACCCACCTCAATGAGCCTTGTGTGTTGTATAACCTCAAAGAGCGTTATGCATCATGGATGATCTAT ACCTATTCTGGGTTGTTCTGTGTGGTCGTGAATCCGTACAAGTGGCTTCCTGTGTACGATTCTGCAGTTGTGTCAGGATACAGAGGCAAGAAGAGGATTGAGGCTCCTCCCCACATCTTCTCCATCTCTGACAATGCCTATCAGTTCATGCTCACTG atCGTGAGAACCAGTCTGTCCTGATTAC TGGAGAATCCGGTGCAGGAAAGACTGTCAACACCAAGCGTGTCATCCAGTACTTTGCAACAATTGCAGCTCTCGGAGCTAAGAAGGCTGAGCCAGTACCTGGCAAAATGCAG GGCTCCCTTGAGGATCAGATTGTTGCAGCCAACCCTCTGCTGGAGGCCTATGGTAATGCCAAAACTGTGAGGAATGACAACTCCTCTCGTTTT GGTAAATTCATCAGAATCCACTTTGGCTCTACTGGCAAGCTGGCTTCAGCTGATATTGAAACAT ATCTGCTGGAGAAGTCCCGTGTGACCTTCCAGTTGTCTGCTGAGAGGAGCTACCATATCTTCTATCAGCTGATGACTGGCCACAGGCCTGAGATTGTGG AGGCTCTTCTGATCACCACCAATCCCTATGACTACCATATGATCAGTCAGGGTGAAATCACTGTCAAAAGCATCAACGATGTGGAGGAGTATGACGCAACAGAT AGTGCAATTGACATCTTGGGCTTCAGTGCTGAAGAGAAATTGGGCATCTACAAGCTGACTGGGGCTGTGATGCATCATGGCAACATGAAATTCAAGCAGAAGCAGCGTGAGGAGCAGGCTGAACCTGATGGCACTGAGG TGGCCGACAAAATCGCCTACCTCCTGGGCCTGAACTCAGCTGATATGCTGAAAGCTCTTTGCTACCCAAGAGTCAAGGTTGGAAACGAGATGGTGACCAAAGGTCAAACCGTGCCACAG GTCAACAATTCTGTCAGTGCTCTGTGCAAGTccatctatgagaaaatgttcTTGTGGATGGTCATCCGTATCAATGAGATGCTGGACACAAAGCAGCCAAGACAGTTCTACATTGGAGTGCTGGATATCGCCGGATTTGAGATCTTTGAT TACAACAGCTTGGAGCAACTCTGCATCAACTTCACCAATGAGAAACTGCAACAGTTCTTCAACCACCACATGTTTGTCCTGGAGCAAGAGGAGTACAAGAAAGAAGGTATTGATTGGGAGTTCATTGACTTCGGTATGGACTTGGCTGCCTGCATTGAGCTTATCGAGAAG CCCATGGGCATCTTCTCCATCCTTGAAGAGGAGTGCATGTTCCCCAAGGCCTCTGACACAACGTTCAAGAACAAGCTGCATGATCAGCATCTTGGCAAGACCAAGGCCTTTGAGAAGCCGAAGCCTGTGAAGGGCAAGCCTGAAGCTCACTTCTCCCTGGTTCACTATGCCGGTACAGTGGACTATAACATCACTGGCTGGCTGGACAAGAACAAGGACCCCCTGAATGACTCAGTTGTACAGCTTTACCAGAAAGCTTCAAACAAACTGCTGGCCATGCTGTATGCTGCTCATGGAGCTGAGG atgctgctgctgctggcggcAAGAAGGGTGGCAAGAAGAAGGGTGGTTCCTTCCAGACTGTGTCTGCTCTTTTCAGA GAGAACTTGGGCAAGCTGATGACCAACTTGAGGAGCACCCACCCTCATTTTGTCCGTTGCTTGATTCCAAATGAAACAAAGACCCCAG GTCTTATGGAGAACTTCTTGGTCATCCACCAGCTGAGGTGTAATGGTGTGCTGGAAGGCATCAGAATCTGCAGAAAGGGCTTCCCCAGCAGAATCCTTTACGCTGACTTTAAGCAGAG atACAAAGTATTGAATGCTAGTGTCATCCCTGAGGGACAGTTCATTGACAACAAGAAAGCTTCAGAGAAGCTGCTGGGCTCCATTGATGTCGACCACACTCAGTACAAGTTTGGCCACACAAAG GTGTTCTTCAAAGCTGGTCTGCTGGGTACCCTGGAGGAGATGAGAGATGAGAAACTTGCTTCATTGGTGACCATGACTCAGGCTCTCTGCAGAGGATATGTTATGAGGAAGGAGTTTGTTAAGATGATGGAAAGGAG GGAAGCTATCTATTCCATCCAGTACAATGTTCGTTCATTCATGAATGTGAAGAACTGGCCATGGCTGAAACTGTACTTCAAGATCAAGCCTCTTCTGAAGAGTGCTGAGACAGAGAAGGAGCTGCAGCAGATGAAGGAGAACTATGATAAGATGAAAACAGACCTTGCTACTGCTCtggcaaagaaaaaagaactgGAGGAGAAGATGGTGTCCCTGCTGCAGGAAAAGAATGACCTGCAACTCCAAGTGGCATCA GAAGGAGACAACCTCTCAGATGCTGAGGAAAGATGTGAAGGGCTCATTAAGAGCAAGATCCAGCTCGAGGGCAAACTCAAAGAGACATCTGAGAGactggaggatgaagaggaagtAAATGCAGAGCTGACTGCTAAaaagaggaagctggaggatgAATGCGCTGAGCTGAAGAAAGACATTGACGACCTGGAGCTCACCTTGGCTAAAGTGGAGAAGGAGAAACATGCCACAGAAAACAAG GTGAAAAACCTAACAGAGGAGATGGCATCTCAAGATGAGACTATTGCCAAGTTAACGAAGGAGAAGAAAGCCCTCCAAGAGTCCCACCAGCAAACACTTGATGATCTCCAGGGAGAGGAAGACAAAGTCAACACTCTGACAAAGGCCAAGACAAAGCTGGAACAGCAAGTGGATGAT CTTGAGGGATCCCTGGAGCAAGAGAAGAAGCTCCGCATGGACCTTGAGAGAGCAAAGAGGAAGCTTGAGGGAGATCTGAAACTGGCCCAGGAATCCGTAATGGATCTGGAAAATGACAAGCAGCAACTTGAGGAAAAACTCAAGAA aAAGGACTTCGAGACCAGCCAGCTCCTCAGCAAGATTGAGGAAGAACAGTCACTTGGTGCTCAGCTTCAGAAGAAGATCAAGGAACTCCAG GCTCGTATTGAAGAGCTGGAGGAAGAGATTGAGGCTGAGAGGGCTGCTCGAGCTAAGGTAGAGAAGCAGAGGTCTGACCTCTCCAGGGAACTTGAGGAGATCAGTGAGAGGCTCGAGGAAGCTGGTGGAGCAACAGCCTCTCAGATTGAGATGAACAAGAAGCGCGAGGCTGAGTTCCAGAAGCTGCGTCATGATCTTGAAGAGTCAACCCTCCAGCATGAAGCTACTGCAGCAGCTCTCCGCAAGAAGCAGGCTGACAGTGTTGCAGAGCTGGGAGAGCAGATCGACAATCTGCAGCGTGTCAAGCAGAagctggagaaggagaagagcgAGTACAAGATGGAGATTGATGACCTCTCCGGCAACACGGAGGCTGTTTCCAAATCAAAG GGCAATTTGGAGAAATTGTGCAGAACCCTTGAGGACCAGTTAAGTGAGCTCAAAGCCAAAAATGATGAGAATGTTCGACAGCTGAATGACGCCAATGCACAAAGGGCCAGACTGCAGACAGAGAACG GTGAGTATGCTCGCCAGCTTGAAGAGAAAGAGGCCCTTGTGTCCCAGCTGACCAGAGGCAAACAGGCTTTCGTTCAGCAGATTGAGGAGCTTAAGAGGCTCGTTGAGGAGGAAGTGAAG GCAAAGAACGCCCTGGCCCATGCTCTTCAGTCAGCCCGCCATGACTCTGATCTGCTCAGAGAGCAGTttgaggaagagcaggaggccAAAGTTGAGCTGCAGCGAGGAATGTCCAAGGCCAACAACGAGGTGTCTAATTGGAGAAGCAAATATGAGACTGATGCTATCCAGCGCACTGAGGAGCTGGAAGAGGCAAA GAAAAAGCTTGCCCAGCGCCTGCAGGATGCTGAGGAAACCATTGAAGCTGTGAACTCCAAGTCTGCCTCTCTGGAGAAGACCAAACAGAGGCTGCAGGGTGAGGTGGAGGACCTCATGGTTGATGTGGAGAGAGCGAATGCTCTGGCTGCCAACCTTGACAAGAAGCAGAGGAACTTTGATAAG GTCCTGGAAGACTGGAAGCAGAAGTATGAGGAAAGCCAAGCAGAGCTGGAAGGAGCCCAGAAGGAGGCTCGCTCTCTCAGCACTGAACTGTTCAAGATGAAGAACTCTTATGAGGAGGCTCTGGATCATCTGGAGACcatgaagagagaaaacaaaagccTGCAGC AGGAGATCTCAGACCTGACTGAACAGATTGGTGAGAGTGGAAAGAGTATCCATGAGCTAGAGAAATCCAAGAAGACTGTGGAGACTGAAAAGTCTGAAATTCAGACAGCACTGGAGGAAgctgag GGTTCATTGGAACATGAGGAGTCCAAGATTCTTCGTGTTCAGCTTGAGCTCAACCAGGTCAAAGGTGAAGTTGACAGAAAGATGGCAGAGAAAGATGAGGAGATGGAGCAGATCAAGAGGAACAGCCAGAGGGTGATTGACTCCATGCAGAGCACTCTGGATTCTGAGGTCAGGAGCAGGAATGATGCCCTGAGAATCAAGAAGAAGATGGAAGGAGACCTGAATGAGATGGAGGTTCAGCTGAGCCATGCCAACAGGCAGGCTGCTGAGTCTCAGAAACAACTGAGGAATGTCCAGGGACAGCTCAAG GATGCCCAACTGCACCTTGATGATGCTGTCAGAGGACAGGAAGACATGAAGGAGCAGGTTGCCATGGTGGAGCGCAGAAATGGCCTGATGATGGCAGAGATTGATGAACTTAGAGCCTCTCTGGAGCAGACAGATAGAGGACGCAAAGGTGCTGAGCAGGAGTTGGCTGATGCTAATGAACGTGTTGGACTTCTTCACTCTCAG AACACCAGTCTCATAAACACCAAGAAGAAGCTAGAGGCTGACCTACTCGGGGTTCAGAGTGAAGTGGATGATTCAATTCAGGAAGCAAGAAATGCTGAGGAGAAAGCCAAAAAGGCCATTAGTGAT GCCAGCATGATGTCTGAGGAGCTGAAGAAGGAGCAGGACACCAGTGCTCATCtggagaggatgaagaagaacCTGGAGGTCTCAGTCAAGGACCTGCAGCACCGTCTAGATGAGGCTGAGAACCTCGCCATGAAGGGTGGAAAGAAGCAGCTCCAGAAACTGGAGTCCAGG GTGCGTGAACTGGAGGCTGAAGTTGAGTCTGAGCAGAAACGTGGAGCTGATGCTGTTAAAGGTGTCCGCAAATATGAGAGGAGAGTGAAGGAGCTGACCTACCAG ACTGAGGAGGACAAGAAGAATAATGTCAGACTTCAGGATATGGTGGACAAGCTGCAGCTCAAAGTCAAGGCTTACAAGGGACAGGCTGAGTTGGCT GAGGAGCAGGCCAACACTCACATGTCCAAACTGAGGAAAGTTCAGCATGAGCTGGAAGAAGCTATGGAGCGCGCTGACATCGCTGAATCCCAAGTCAACAAGTTGAGAGTCAAGAGTCGTGATGCTGGAAAG TCTGACAAAGCTGAATGA